Genomic window (Streptomyces sp. LX-29):
CCGACCCTCATCCTGGGGCTGTTGCAGACCGAGGCGTACGCCCGCACGAGGCACGAGAGCGCAAAGCCCATCGACGAGACGACGAGTGAATTCGTTGATCAGAGCGTGCGGGTGAGGATGAAGCGAAAGGAGGTCCTGTCCCGAGACGAGGACCCGCTAAGGCTGTGGGCCGTCCTCTACGAATCAGCCCTGCGGCACATCGTCGGCGATGCCGACCTGATGTGTGAGCAGTACGACGAGATCGCCGAGCTGGCGTCGCTCGACAACGTAACCGTGCAGGTGCTCCCCCAGACGATGCGCGGGTACCTGTTCGAACACAACTTCAACATCATGATCCTCGGGGACACCATGCCGACGACAGTCCAAGTGGACACCGCGTTCGGTGCGACGTCCATCTCTGACAAGCGTCGAGAGGTCGGACGGTTCTCACGTCACTTCGAGGCGCTGTCGAGGTCGGCGCTGCCTCCCGAGGACACCCCTAAGTTCCTGCACCAACTATCCCGAGAGATCACAGCATGACCACCAAGGCTCACACTCCGGCGGCCCAAGACCTCACCGATGCCGACTGGTTCAAGTCCTCCTACAGCAGCAACGGACAGAACTGCGTGGAAGTCGCCACCCCGTCGATGTCTGCCGATGGCGGGATGGCCGTCCGTGACAGCAAGGACCCCAGCGGTCCGGCGCTGGTCTTCTCGGCGCGCGGCTGGTCGTCGTTCGTGGCCGCCATCAAGCGCGGTGAGTTCCCCGCCGTCTGACCGACCCGGCACCCGGCCACCAATGCGAGCGGCCCCCGTGACCGGGGGCCGTCGCGAGTGGGGGTCCGGTTCAGCCCGGCAGGCGCCGCACCACCGACCCCAGGAGGCGCTCCACCGGGAAGTACCCCAGCCGGCGGGAGTCCTGGCTGCGCTCGGGGTTGTCGCCGAGGAGGACCAGCCGGCCCGCGGGAACCCGGTCCTCCGGCACGTCGGCCAGGGCGGGGAAGCGGTCGCGGGGGACCGGGTCGCCCGGTACGGCCGCGACCCGCTTGATGATCCAGTTCCGCGCGGTCATCGCGCCGGCCCCCGCACCGGGCGCCAGCGGGGTCTCGGAGGCCGCCGTCTCGACCACGACGACGTCCCCCACCGCCGGGGTGCGGCCGCGCCGCGC
Coding sequences:
- a CDS encoding helix-turn-helix transcriptional regulator; translation: MAAPHRPTARRIALGHDLRELRKRAGLSLAEAVQGLSFSDTKLQRVETGLQDLRSAGDLRRLLARYGVTDDEEVERLVETQREASSREWWTPAATGLTPGMPRFVGIEAAAQEIRAYHPTLILGLLQTEAYARTRHESAKPIDETTSEFVDQSVRVRMKRKEVLSRDEDPLRLWAVLYESALRHIVGDADLMCEQYDEIAELASLDNVTVQVLPQTMRGYLFEHNFNIMILGDTMPTTVQVDTAFGATSISDKRREVGRFSRHFEALSRSALPPEDTPKFLHQLSREITA
- a CDS encoding DUF397 domain-containing protein, translating into MTTKAHTPAAQDLTDADWFKSSYSSNGQNCVEVATPSMSADGGMAVRDSKDPSGPALVFSARGWSSFVAAIKRGEFPAV
- a CDS encoding S26 family signal peptidase, translated to MTTRIGWWAAALVPAVGLATAAALGRRLVVVTVCGASMEPTYRSGERVLARRGRTPAVGDVVVVETAASETPLAPGAGAGAMTARNWIIKRVAAVPGDPVPRDRFPALADVPEDRVPAGRLVLLGDNPERSQDSRRLGYFPVERLLGSVVRRLPG